In a genomic window of Dyadobacter fermentans DSM 18053:
- a CDS encoding GNAT family N-acetyltransferase: MTNQLNWRFQTFDELTTKELYGILRLRSEVFVLEQRCCYLDMDNKDLQSHHLSGYRDGVLMAFARIVPPGLSYEYPAIGRIVVSSQGRGAGHGIELLNVSIQKVEALYGNVPIRIGAQLYLKRFYESFGFRQSGEVYLEDAIEHIQMTRPGVGQA; this comes from the coding sequence ATGACAAATCAACTCAACTGGCGCTTTCAGACATTTGACGAACTCACTACCAAAGAGCTCTATGGCATCCTGCGGCTGCGAAGCGAGGTTTTCGTACTCGAACAACGCTGCTGTTACCTGGATATGGATAACAAGGATTTGCAGAGCCACCACCTATCGGGCTACCGCGATGGTGTGCTCATGGCATTCGCGCGGATCGTTCCGCCGGGATTATCATACGAATACCCGGCAATCGGGCGGATCGTGGTTTCATCGCAGGGCCGCGGTGCCGGTCACGGCATCGAGCTGCTGAACGTCTCGATCCAGAAGGTCGAAGCCCTGTACGGCAACGTTCCGATCCGCATTGGTGCGCAGCTCTACCTGAAAAGGTTTTACGAGTCGTTCGGTTTCAGGCAATCGGGCGAGGTTTACCTGGAAGATGCCATCGAACACATCCAGATGACGAGACCTGGCGTCGGCCAGGCTTAA
- a CDS encoding DNA alkylation repair protein — MDQVKEIMNELALLGTEQTLKTMKNHGAVEPIYGVRIGDMKPILKRHKNDHELALELFKTGNSDAMYLAGLMSKPALMTPEVLDEWINGATWHMISEYTVAWNAAESPWKFEMARKWIESEDELTADAGWATWGCILALTPDDQLDQQEIDQLLDRVEREVHSAPNQVRYVMNGFVIAVGSYYPPLAKKAMEVGKRIGKVKVNMGNTECKVPYPPDYIQKVWDKGLLGRKRKEVRC, encoded by the coding sequence ATGGACCAGGTGAAGGAGATAATGAACGAGCTGGCATTGCTCGGCACCGAGCAAACGCTCAAAACAATGAAGAACCACGGTGCGGTGGAGCCTATTTACGGCGTGAGGATCGGCGATATGAAACCGATCCTGAAAAGGCATAAAAATGACCACGAACTGGCATTGGAACTGTTTAAGACCGGGAATTCGGATGCGATGTACCTGGCCGGGCTAATGTCGAAACCCGCGCTGATGACGCCCGAGGTGCTCGACGAGTGGATAAATGGAGCAACCTGGCACATGATCAGCGAGTATACCGTGGCATGGAATGCGGCCGAAAGTCCCTGGAAATTCGAAATGGCCCGGAAATGGATCGAATCCGAGGACGAACTCACCGCCGATGCCGGCTGGGCAACGTGGGGCTGCATTCTGGCATTAACCCCGGACGACCAGCTCGATCAGCAGGAAATCGATCAGTTGCTCGATCGCGTGGAGCGAGAGGTGCATTCGGCGCCTAACCAGGTGCGGTACGTCATGAACGGCTTCGTGATCGCCGTAGGTTCGTACTATCCCCCGCTGGCCAAAAAAGCAATGGAAGTTGGGAAAAGGATCGGGAAAGTGAAGGTCAATATGGGCAATACCGAATGCAAAGTGCCTTACCCGCCCGACTATATTCAGAAAGTATGGGACAAAGGCCTGCTGGGAAGAAAGCGAAAAGAAGTAAGGTGCTGA
- a CDS encoding aspartate carbamoyltransferase catalytic subunit: MTQLSVRHLLGIKNLNENDIQTILDTATQFKEVINRPIKKVPSLRDITIANVFFENSTRTRLSFELAEKRLSADVVNFSASGSSVKKGETLLDTVNNILAMKVDMIVMRHSSPGAPHYLSSRIPANVVNAGDGTHEHPTQALLDAFSMREKLGDLAGKKIAIIGDITHSRVALSNIFCLQKLGAEVMVCGPSTLIPKHLGELGVKIGHNVKEALQWCDVANVLRIQLERQQIKYFPSLREYSLYYGINKAMLDELNKEIVLMHPGPINRGVELSSDAADSHHSIILNQVENGVAVRMAVLYLLAQQ; encoded by the coding sequence ATGACACAACTTTCGGTCCGGCACTTACTTGGAATTAAAAACCTGAACGAGAACGACATTCAAACTATCCTGGATACAGCGACACAGTTCAAGGAAGTCATTAACCGCCCTATCAAGAAAGTACCTTCCCTGCGGGACATTACCATCGCCAACGTATTTTTCGAAAATTCCACCCGCACACGGCTATCTTTTGAGCTTGCCGAGAAGCGACTTTCTGCGGATGTCGTGAATTTTTCGGCGTCGGGAAGTTCGGTAAAAAAGGGCGAGACACTGCTCGACACGGTTAACAACATCCTGGCCATGAAAGTGGACATGATCGTAATGCGGCACAGCAGCCCCGGCGCGCCTCATTACCTTTCGAGCCGCATTCCGGCGAATGTGGTAAATGCCGGCGACGGCACCCACGAGCACCCTACCCAGGCATTGCTCGATGCATTCTCGATGCGTGAAAAACTGGGTGACCTGGCAGGTAAAAAGATTGCGATCATCGGCGACATCACGCATTCACGCGTAGCATTATCCAACATATTCTGCCTGCAAAAGCTGGGTGCCGAAGTAATGGTATGCGGGCCGTCTACACTGATCCCCAAACACTTGGGCGAGCTTGGCGTTAAAATCGGCCATAATGTGAAAGAAGCATTGCAATGGTGCGATGTAGCGAATGTGCTGCGTATACAACTGGAACGGCAGCAGATCAAGTATTTCCCGTCGCTGCGCGAGTATTCGTTGTATTATGGTATCAACAAGGCCATGCTCGACGAGTTGAACAAAGAGATCGTACTCATGCACCCGGGGCCGATCAACCGCGGCGTGGAACTATCGTCCGACGCTGCCGATTCGCACCATTCCATTATCCTGAACCAGGTGGAAAACGGCGTGGCCGTACGGATGGCCGTGCTATATCTGCTCGCACAGCAATAA
- a CDS encoding T9SS type A sorting domain-containing protein, protein MRVKLYLFFTFLFTHPLVQAQVSVSFPPSRVVFQRNQSGNANVYITGICTGNQVHRIEARLKTRGGEPGSGVNWTTITTDLTNGVFSGFLTSTGGRFDLEVRGMNNGNQQIGSSVTIEKVGVGEVFLIVGHSNAAAAEGAVTGSTSDMVNSMNPNADPGLRNQYLQTGSPEHLPPLIPTHLCQNCGIAPMADQPWFWSKLGDLLVEALNVPILFYSAAFGGSNMGHFQKAAYDIPFDHGFIKYDIRMPYVNIRNTMSKYAPRTGLRAVLSAHGINDGDTDGPGFYSRSQQVVQKMRDEAGFQALPWLVATSCYNNGIKQGITDAQNQLINDDPYTFRGANLNAIGNEGRYDGLHFNEQGQSMAASLWRDAIVDPSENILANAQPFMASAPPLPPPPLPVTLVRFNGQKGINGFNELEWVTSSETSNDYFEIQKSSDAKTFTTVGNIAGAGDSKEMNTYRFTDESPYPITTYYRLNQVDYDGTATLSRIIVVRSDNVARESAVFPNPSQHIIEVATSDGSAVSGLRVMDLNGRELLRKQEGKELDVSELNRGEYIIEFNSGGELVRKKITKL, encoded by the coding sequence ATGCGCGTAAAACTCTATTTATTTTTTACTTTCTTGTTTACCCATCCGTTGGTGCAGGCACAGGTCAGTGTTAGTTTCCCGCCGTCAAGAGTGGTTTTTCAGCGTAACCAGAGTGGTAATGCCAATGTCTACATTACCGGCATTTGTACCGGGAATCAGGTACATCGTATCGAGGCCCGGTTAAAGACCAGGGGCGGCGAGCCCGGCAGCGGTGTGAACTGGACAACGATCACCACAGACCTGACCAACGGCGTTTTCAGCGGTTTCCTCACCTCCACAGGCGGCCGGTTCGATCTCGAAGTAAGGGGTATGAACAACGGAAATCAGCAGATCGGCAGCTCGGTGACGATCGAAAAGGTGGGCGTCGGGGAAGTGTTCCTCATTGTGGGCCATTCCAATGCCGCCGCAGCCGAAGGTGCTGTGACCGGCTCCACGAGCGATATGGTCAATTCCATGAACCCTAACGCCGATCCCGGTCTTCGGAACCAGTATTTGCAAACCGGAAGCCCGGAGCACCTTCCACCACTCATTCCCACGCATTTGTGTCAGAACTGCGGGATCGCGCCGATGGCCGATCAGCCCTGGTTCTGGTCCAAACTGGGTGATTTGCTCGTAGAAGCATTGAACGTGCCCATCCTGTTTTACAGTGCGGCATTCGGAGGCAGCAACATGGGGCATTTTCAGAAAGCTGCCTACGATATTCCATTCGACCACGGATTTATCAAATATGACATCCGGATGCCGTACGTGAATATCCGCAATACGATGAGCAAATATGCGCCCCGGACCGGGCTGCGGGCCGTCCTGTCCGCGCATGGTATCAACGATGGCGATACCGACGGGCCGGGGTTCTATTCCCGGAGCCAGCAAGTTGTCCAAAAGATGCGGGATGAGGCCGGTTTCCAGGCACTGCCATGGCTCGTGGCCACATCGTGCTACAACAACGGCATCAAGCAGGGAATTACCGACGCGCAGAATCAGCTGATCAACGATGACCCTTATACATTCCGCGGAGCGAATTTGAATGCGATCGGCAATGAGGGGCGCTACGACGGCCTGCACTTCAACGAACAGGGACAGAGCATGGCAGCCAGCCTCTGGCGGGACGCAATCGTCGATCCGTCCGAAAATATACTAGCCAATGCCCAGCCGTTCATGGCAAGCGCCCCGCCGCTTCCACCGCCGCCATTGCCGGTCACACTCGTGCGGTTTAATGGCCAAAAAGGCATTAACGGCTTCAACGAACTGGAATGGGTCACGAGCTCGGAAACGAGTAACGACTATTTCGAGATTCAAAAAAGCAGCGACGCGAAGACATTCACTACGGTGGGCAACATAGCAGGCGCTGGCGACAGCAAGGAAATGAACACCTACCGTTTTACAGATGAGTCGCCTTATCCCATCACTACCTATTACCGCTTGAACCAGGTCGATTACGACGGGACGGCGACGCTTTCAAGGATCATCGTCGTGCGCAGCGACAATGTGGCGCGCGAGTCGGCGGTTTTTCCTAACCCGTCGCAGCACATCATCGAAGTCGCCACGAGCGATGGCTCAGCCGTGAGCGGCCTGAGGGTAATGGATTTGAATGGCCGTGAGCTGTTGCGAAAGCAGGAGGGCAAAGAGCTCGACGTTTCGGAACTGAACCGTGGCGAATACATTATCGAGTTCAATTCCGGCGGAGAGCTTGTAAGAAAGAAAATAACGAAGCTCTGA
- a CDS encoding nitroreductase family protein, with product MEQTVEVINHIIRTRRSIFPPSYIEKEIPQEIIENILENANYAPTHKRTEPWRFMVFRGQDKLQHLASFFMERYRNNTPAESFSQARYEAAGEKILKSACVIAINAELHPNDVPEWEETAAVACAVQNMWLTATAYGIGSYWSSPAVLKELAEYLELPEGQKCLGLYYLGYHNAPDTPARRNSSIQEKITWA from the coding sequence ATGGAACAGACCGTAGAAGTCATTAATCATATCATCCGCACACGCCGGAGCATCTTCCCACCCAGCTACATCGAGAAGGAGATTCCGCAGGAAATCATCGAGAACATTCTCGAAAACGCCAATTACGCGCCAACGCACAAACGCACCGAGCCGTGGCGTTTCATGGTGTTCCGCGGACAGGACAAGCTGCAACATCTGGCGAGCTTTTTCATGGAGCGCTACCGGAATAACACCCCTGCCGAATCATTCTCGCAGGCGCGTTACGAGGCTGCCGGCGAAAAAATCCTGAAATCGGCCTGTGTGATCGCTATTAATGCAGAGCTTCACCCGAACGACGTGCCCGAATGGGAAGAAACTGCCGCAGTGGCATGTGCAGTGCAAAATATGTGGCTCACGGCTACGGCTTACGGCATTGGCTCGTATTGGAGCAGTCCGGCGGTGCTGAAAGAACTTGCCGAGTACCTGGAGCTGCCAGAAGGCCAGAAATGCCTCGGCCTCTATTACCTGGGTTACCACAACGCGCCCGACACACCGGCGCGTCGGAATAGCTCCATTCAGGAAAAAATTACCTGGGCCTGA
- the metF gene encoding methylenetetrahydrofolate reductase [NAD(P)H], producing the protein MTKVTEYIRRAEGKTLFSIEIIPPLKGQNVNELLNSIEPLMEFNPPFVDVTYHREELIDRVGTDGTIERIPIRKRPGTVGICARIMERFKVDAVPHVICGGFTKDETEDVLIDLHYLGIDNVLVLRGDAERSAGVFRPKPGGHSYASELVTQVDNMNKGILLNAETQVWPTDFCIGVAGYPEKHFDAASFDTDYAALKRKVELGANYIVTQMFFDNRKYFSFVERCRAEGITVPIIPGLKPISTKKQLTVLADIFHLEFPQELVKEVEQCATDKEVRQVGIEWGIQQCRELLAYGVPVLHFYTMGKSDNVSQIARAVF; encoded by the coding sequence ATGACCAAAGTTACCGAGTATATCCGCCGTGCGGAAGGCAAAACCTTATTCTCCATCGAGATCATTCCCCCGCTGAAAGGCCAGAACGTCAACGAATTGTTGAATTCAATCGAGCCTTTAATGGAGTTCAATCCACCTTTTGTAGATGTTACGTATCACCGCGAGGAGCTCATCGACCGCGTCGGGACCGACGGCACCATCGAACGCATTCCCATCCGCAAGCGACCCGGAACAGTGGGTATCTGCGCGCGGATCATGGAGCGGTTCAAAGTGGACGCGGTGCCGCATGTGATCTGCGGCGGGTTTACCAAAGATGAAACCGAGGACGTACTCATCGACCTGCATTACCTGGGCATCGACAATGTGCTCGTGCTGCGCGGCGATGCCGAGCGTTCTGCGGGCGTGTTCAGGCCAAAACCCGGCGGGCATTCCTATGCATCGGAGCTGGTGACGCAGGTGGATAATATGAATAAGGGCATACTCCTCAATGCGGAAACGCAGGTATGGCCAACGGACTTCTGCATCGGCGTGGCCGGCTATCCCGAAAAGCATTTCGATGCGGCGTCGTTCGATACGGATTACGCGGCTCTAAAAAGGAAAGTAGAGCTGGGCGCCAATTATATCGTGACCCAGATGTTTTTCGATAACCGGAAATATTTCAGTTTCGTAGAACGCTGCCGCGCCGAAGGCATTACCGTGCCGATCATCCCCGGCTTGAAACCGATTTCAACTAAAAAACAGCTGACCGTCCTGGCCGACATATTCCACCTGGAATTCCCGCAGGAGCTGGTAAAAGAAGTGGAACAATGCGCGACCGACAAAGAGGTGCGTCAGGTAGGAATTGAATGGGGCATTCAACAATGCAGGGAGCTGCTGGCCTATGGCGTGCCCGTGCTTCATTTTTACACAATGGGCAAGTCCGATAACGTCTCGCAGATCGCCCGCGCCGTATTTTAG
- a CDS encoding CotH kinase family protein, translating to MKYLYYTLLVACWASCPFCFGQSVKINELMASNSSSYLDETGSDEDWIELYNAGATPVDLSGYYLTDDAGELKKFQLPSSSGALTIQPGGFLILWASGLPSRGPKHLGFGLSGDGEQLLLVAPNETIIDQLDFPKQRTDISYGRKTNGSSEIVYFSPSSPNAGNMAANSYTGFASPPVMSVESGFFQNSFTLTISTAVPGAEVYYTTDGSQPDKNNITAPGKAYQFKNQYPKNPGDGIGSTFTNHFLTLKQNSPVNIPITDKSGQPDVLAAISATNDFIPTYNSVPVKPVYKGMVIRAKVYEAGKLPSETESRTYLFTTDGQPKSQLAVFSIKTDPDDMFDYEDGIGVAGKDFVDWRNANPGAGSFGAPVGNYYRNTEIPSNVEVLINGSPVINQDLGLRIHGQGSRTSDKKSFRLYSTGPNASQSDIDYPLFPSLPFHTFRRLIMRNSGNDYERTLMKDSYIHQIAKGLDIELQEYRPVTTYLNGEYWGIHDLRERQDEYYFASHYALEPENIEFFADPEIENNSGHYADLSNFIKTHNMADAGNYDYALARMDIDNFIDYCILELYAANWDWPYGNVTYWRHKVPYSPAGGKGKDGRWRWALFDVDLSFEELDANQFPKALGAPDFLLQYLLPNTTFRNKFINRYADLINSHFQPQRLLDQINVCKNLIANEMPENIKRWNRPASMATWESNVNLMVNFATNRPNVARGHIQGQFNLSAGTQQISVHVSNQDHGYVRVNTIDILPSTLGVSANPYPWNGIYFKNVNISLTAIAKPGYKFLQWENLTTNAISHSATIGFAPSSSSNYRAVFAVDVAPAQVPAPLDPSACAYDFNAWLATAAGNTFPDNMRFVYMENDDPDLNSPVVGFTSGVYNLTSRTRINGLGDQGISFINTGNAAGNPGYPGMKLGGAILALNTIGKTVASVKWTGGTVTPNARPYAIRLQYRLSETGPFTDVLNPNNQPVEYVRSATAGHEQVIDWVALPAEVLNKPYVQLLWRYYCTDATLTGARDELRLDDIMVQTCSDPLPVTLVSFNATTVEEKVLVTWATTEERDHDHFEVQRSHDARSWAALGRISGKGSVNSFNQYRFEDPWPLSGTSYYRLKQVDTDQTYAFSHVVTVQRPGFAASVFPNPADHILYLKIPVQKGGSSYTVMDVSGNVRLRGYVMTGRSSIPIGSLLPGFYIMKILNDDGTSALLKFVKK from the coding sequence ATGAAATATTTATACTACACATTATTGGTGGCCTGCTGGGCATCATGTCCATTTTGTTTTGGTCAATCTGTTAAGATCAATGAGCTGATGGCTTCCAATTCCAGCTCCTATTTGGATGAAACCGGTTCGGACGAGGACTGGATCGAGCTTTACAATGCCGGCGCTACGCCCGTGGATTTGAGCGGTTATTATCTTACCGACGACGCAGGCGAGTTGAAAAAATTCCAGTTACCATCCAGCAGCGGTGCACTAACCATCCAGCCCGGCGGCTTCCTGATCCTCTGGGCGAGCGGTTTGCCGTCGCGCGGGCCGAAACACCTCGGCTTCGGGCTTAGTGGCGACGGAGAGCAGCTGCTACTGGTCGCACCGAACGAGACGATCATCGACCAGCTCGATTTCCCGAAACAGCGAACGGACATTTCCTATGGGCGCAAAACGAACGGTTCTTCCGAAATCGTGTATTTCTCTCCCTCCTCGCCCAACGCCGGCAATATGGCGGCCAACTCCTACACGGGTTTCGCGTCGCCGCCGGTGATGAGCGTGGAAAGCGGCTTTTTCCAAAACAGCTTCACGCTCACGATTTCCACCGCTGTGCCGGGTGCAGAAGTGTATTACACCACCGACGGCTCCCAGCCCGACAAAAACAATATCACAGCGCCGGGCAAGGCTTATCAATTCAAAAACCAATACCCGAAAAACCCCGGAGATGGCATAGGGTCCACCTTTACCAATCACTTTCTTACGCTGAAACAGAATTCGCCCGTCAACATCCCGATAACCGACAAATCGGGGCAGCCTGACGTCCTTGCGGCCATTTCGGCTACCAACGATTTTATCCCTACCTATAATTCGGTGCCGGTGAAGCCGGTTTACAAAGGGATGGTCATCCGCGCAAAGGTTTATGAGGCCGGAAAACTGCCCAGCGAAACGGAATCCCGGACGTATCTTTTCACAACCGATGGCCAGCCTAAATCGCAGCTAGCGGTATTCTCCATCAAAACCGACCCGGACGATATGTTCGATTATGAGGACGGGATCGGGGTTGCGGGGAAAGATTTTGTGGATTGGCGTAATGCGAATCCGGGCGCCGGGTCGTTTGGGGCGCCGGTGGGAAACTATTACCGCAACACGGAAATTCCCTCGAATGTGGAAGTGCTGATCAACGGCAGTCCGGTCATTAACCAGGACCTTGGCCTGCGCATTCACGGCCAGGGGTCGAGGACCAGCGACAAGAAGAGTTTCCGGCTGTACTCCACCGGCCCGAATGCTTCCCAAAGCGATATCGACTACCCGCTTTTTCCGTCACTTCCTTTTCACACATTCAGGAGGCTGATCATGCGGAATTCCGGCAATGATTACGAGCGGACGCTCATGAAGGACTCTTACATTCATCAGATCGCGAAAGGGCTCGACATTGAATTGCAGGAATACCGTCCCGTCACAACCTACCTCAATGGCGAATACTGGGGCATTCACGACCTGCGCGAACGCCAGGATGAATACTATTTTGCCAGCCATTACGCGCTCGAACCCGAAAACATCGAGTTTTTCGCCGACCCCGAGATTGAAAACAATTCTGGGCATTACGCGGACCTTTCCAATTTCATCAAAACCCACAACATGGCCGACGCCGGCAATTATGACTACGCGTTGGCGCGAATGGACATCGACAATTTCATCGACTACTGCATTCTCGAACTTTATGCTGCGAACTGGGACTGGCCTTATGGGAATGTTACCTATTGGCGGCACAAGGTGCCGTACAGCCCGGCAGGCGGCAAGGGAAAGGATGGCCGCTGGCGCTGGGCACTTTTCGATGTCGATCTGAGCTTTGAAGAGCTGGATGCCAACCAGTTTCCCAAGGCATTGGGCGCCCCCGATTTCCTGCTGCAATATCTTTTGCCCAATACAACTTTCAGGAACAAGTTTATCAACCGTTATGCGGACCTGATCAACAGCCATTTTCAGCCTCAGCGCCTGCTGGATCAGATTAATGTTTGTAAAAACCTGATTGCGAATGAGATGCCGGAAAACATCAAACGCTGGAACCGCCCGGCGAGCATGGCTACCTGGGAGTCGAATGTTAACCTGATGGTCAATTTCGCTACCAACCGGCCCAATGTGGCCCGGGGGCATATTCAAGGACAATTCAATCTTAGCGCAGGCACACAGCAGATCTCCGTTCATGTTTCCAATCAGGACCACGGCTATGTGCGCGTGAATACGATCGACATTCTTCCGAGTACCCTCGGCGTTTCTGCGAATCCTTATCCATGGAATGGCATTTATTTCAAAAACGTGAACATTTCCCTTACGGCGATCGCCAAACCGGGCTATAAGTTTTTGCAATGGGAAAACCTGACTACCAATGCTATTTCGCACAGCGCCACCATTGGATTTGCGCCATCCTCTTCGTCCAACTATCGTGCGGTGTTCGCAGTAGATGTCGCCCCGGCACAAGTGCCCGCGCCGCTCGACCCCAGCGCATGTGCGTACGATTTCAATGCGTGGCTGGCTACTGCGGCCGGGAATACCTTTCCGGACAATATGCGGTTTGTATATATGGAAAACGACGACCCGGACCTTAATTCGCCCGTCGTCGGATTTACCAGCGGGGTTTATAACCTCACGAGCCGCACGCGCATCAACGGCCTAGGCGACCAGGGCATTTCGTTTATCAACACCGGCAATGCAGCGGGTAACCCGGGCTATCCGGGCATGAAGCTCGGCGGCGCCATTCTGGCATTGAATACCATCGGCAAGACCGTCGCGAGTGTGAAATGGACGGGCGGGACGGTCACGCCCAATGCAAGGCCTTACGCGATCCGGCTGCAATACCGCCTTTCGGAAACGGGGCCATTTACCGACGTGCTGAACCCTAATAACCAGCCGGTGGAATATGTCCGGTCGGCCACGGCGGGGCACGAGCAGGTGATCGATTGGGTGGCGCTCCCGGCCGAAGTCCTCAACAAACCTTACGTGCAGCTGCTATGGCGGTATTATTGTACGGACGCCACTTTGACGGGCGCGCGGGACGAACTGCGCCTGGACGATATTATGGTGCAAACCTGCTCCGACCCGCTGCCGGTGACGCTCGTTAGTTTTAATGCAACCACAGTGGAAGAAAAAGTACTGGTAACCTGGGCAACGACCGAAGAAAGGGACCACGACCATTTCGAGGTGCAGCGGTCGCACGACGCCCGCAGCTGGGCGGCCCTGGGACGCATTTCGGGAAAGGGAAGCGTGAATAGTTTCAACCAATACCGCTTTGAAGACCCATGGCCGTTATCCGGAACAAGTTATTATAGGTTAAAACAGGTCGATACCGACCAAACCTATGCGTTTTCCCACGTAGTAACCGTGCAACGGCCCGGGTTTGCTGCGAGCGTTTTTCCGAATCCGGCAGACCACATATTGTACTTGAAAATACCCGTTCAGAAAGGCGGGTCGAGCTACACTGTTATGGATGTTTCGGGGAACGTGCGGCTGCGCGGCTATGTAATGACTGGCCGGTCGTCGATTCCGATCGGAAGCTTATTACCGGGCTTTTATATCATGAAAATCCTGAATGATGACGGGACATCCGCTTTGTTGAAGTTTGTCAAAAAGTGA
- a CDS encoding YebC/PmpR family DNA-binding transcriptional regulator, whose amino-acid sequence MGRAFEYRKARMFKRWDKMAKTFTRIGKDIVLAVKNGTADPATNSKLRVLLQNAKAVNMPKETVERAIKRATAKDQDDYKEMVYEGYGPHGIAILVESTTDNPTRTVANVRSYFNKLGGSLGTMGMLDFIFDRKCIFKIKNTGKDLEELEFELIDAGGEEVFLDEETNLINIYGEFSAFGALQHYFEENGYEIVEADFDRIPNDTKTLSEEQIAEVEKLIEKIEEDDDVQRVYHNMA is encoded by the coding sequence ATGGGAAGGGCTTTTGAATACAGAAAGGCACGGATGTTCAAACGGTGGGACAAGATGGCCAAAACTTTCACGAGGATTGGAAAAGACATCGTTCTGGCGGTGAAAAACGGAACTGCAGACCCCGCCACCAACTCGAAACTCCGGGTTCTCCTGCAAAACGCCAAGGCAGTGAACATGCCGAAGGAAACCGTGGAAAGGGCTATCAAACGCGCAACTGCCAAAGATCAGGACGATTATAAGGAAATGGTGTACGAAGGCTACGGCCCGCACGGCATCGCGATCCTCGTTGAAAGCACGACAGATAACCCAACCCGCACGGTGGCTAACGTAAGAAGCTATTTCAATAAGCTCGGCGGCAGCCTGGGAACAATGGGCATGCTCGACTTCATTTTCGACCGCAAATGCATTTTCAAGATCAAAAACACCGGTAAGGACCTCGAAGAGCTGGAATTCGAACTGATCGACGCCGGCGGCGAGGAGGTTTTCCTCGACGAAGAGACTAACCTGATCAACATTTACGGCGAGTTCTCGGCGTTTGGTGCATTACAGCATTATTTCGAAGAGAACGGCTATGAAATCGTGGAAGCGGATTTCGACCGCATTCCGAACGATACCAAGACATTGAGCGAAGAGCAAATCGCGGAAGTCGAGAAACTGATCGAAAAGATCGAGGAAGACGACGACGTGCAGCGCGTTTACCATAACATGGCTTAA
- a CDS encoding heavy metal-binding domain-containing protein, with the protein MLVTTTPNIEGKKIVKYIGLVNGEAIIGANFFKDFLAGIRDVVGGRSGSYEQGLREAKSIAIREMMEQAQRLGANAVIGVDIDLETIGNGSSMLMVSANGTAVCYE; encoded by the coding sequence ATGCTTGTTACTACTACCCCGAACATCGAAGGTAAAAAGATCGTAAAGTATATCGGCCTGGTGAATGGTGAAGCCATCATCGGCGCCAACTTTTTCAAGGACTTCCTCGCGGGCATCCGCGACGTTGTGGGCGGGCGCTCGGGCTCGTACGAGCAGGGCCTGCGCGAGGCCAAGAGCATTGCCATCCGCGAAATGATGGAACAGGCCCAACGCCTCGGTGCAAATGCGGTGATCGGCGTGGATATCGACCTCGAAACGATCGGGAACGGCAGCTCAATGCTCATGGTAAGCGCCAACGGCACCGCAGTGTGCTACGAATAG